DNA sequence from the Desmodus rotundus isolate HL8 chromosome 4, HLdesRot8A.1, whole genome shotgun sequence genome:
AGGCCAAGCCACAGATGCCAGCTGAATTTCCATGGTTCAGCTACTGCGGAATCAAATATTCTGCTAACCAGAGCtctatttgaatgtttattttattttattttattttattttagggttTCTtcaatgcaaatatttaaaaatagaacttctgagcacatgaaaaaagtaaatgtgaATTTTCAGAGGTGACAAAGGTGATCTAAAATTGGACTGTGGTGATGATTGCCCAACTCCGTAAATTTATTCTCTTAATCtttaaattatacacttaaaatgggtaattattataaaatatatttcaataaacctGTTAAAAATAAGTGTGAAAATGAGTCAGAAGAAAGTTAAAGTATTTCTTTTGATCTGGGATCaaaattgtaaagaaattttTCAATATTCCCACACTCTCTTAAGCCCAAGTTTTAACTACTTCAACCATAGTTTACCTACACATTCAAAAGTTTTTCCTGCAATTTGTATAAAAACAACTTAGTAGACTAATATAAACATCTTGGTGTAGCACCGAGATACTGAGTTGTTTGAGTATCTGCATGAATGatctatacatatttttgtctAGTGAAGCATAGAGTTCTAGCCCAAAACCTGTCATCAGCCATTGGATTTTCAGCAAGTTACACATCTCCAGACCTTGGTTTCCCCACCTCTATCATATGTCCTTATGGGGCAAGACTAGAATTAAATAGCCTATAATACAGTAAAAAGAATAGTAATTGCTATCATCTAATGAATGGCCACCAATATGCCAGACTGTTTAAATGATCATCCTATGAGGAAGGTATTATTATTAGCCACttttctgcagatgaggaaactggaataTAGAATTCAATAGTTTGACAAAGTTCACACAGTTATTTAGTAGCACACCCAGGATTTCAATCTAGAGCTGCAAAACCTCTACTCATTCTCTATTCCTCACTAAACTTTGAACTCTTGATTCTACCAGATGTGGGCATGAATCCTGACCTTGCCTTTACTATGTTAAATTCATCACCTTCTGAGTCCTGTTTCCTAATCCATAAAATGAGATCATGAATATTTAACTCTCGAGGTTGTTGCGAAGATTAAATGAGAGAGGACTTCCCTTATAATTAGAAACTCTTCAATTATATTCTTTCTCATCCCTCTCCCATACAAGCTCCttcctgtgtttaaaaaaatctattttaaaaatcaataaattctaTTATTTCCTTGTAGCCTACCTGGATAAACCTCACTGGCACTGAGTTCTATCAAAAGCACTTAAAGGGAACACAAACAACACACGGCATTAATCCTTTGCTATCAGTCCTTGGCTCTGTGACGGAGACTGTCAACAAGAGTGTCAACTTCAAGGGGTGGGCATCTGTCCACAGGAACTGAGCGAGCTGAGGTCACAGACTTGTCTCACTCTGCCCTACAAACAGATGTCTGGGTGACAACATTCAGTCACTGCAAACCAGGGTTAGAGCCAAAGCCTGGCTCTCACAAACCAGGTGGGAAGTGCTGTATCTTCTTTCTAGTCCTCGTGGCTAGCCCATCCGTTCCCTAAAACAATAACTCCCTGATCATAACTCAAAATAACTAGTTTTCCCCCAAGACACTACTTTGAACATAATGCCTTATTTTGATGATATCTAATTATTGCACAAGCAGCAATTTGTCAGCAAGAAACCTGTTTGATTCTGTGCATTGAAATGTGCACCTTCAAATATTTACCTCTCAAGTAACCTGGCGAAAACTGATGTAATGTGGAGCTCTAGTGGTGGCAAGAAAGTAAAGCAGCCATGAGAAAGGGCCAACACAACAGCCAAGGAATTTACcatttaatatgtatttgtttgttaCTGTGAAATCACCATTTATTATTCACTTaacatgttaaaaagaaaaatgatcttcCAAGATAATGTAAGGTAAACTGTAAATATATCTTTCTTCCAGATTACACTTTAGACCTCAACAACTACCTTATGTGGAACATAATGAAGGAgttaaattcaaaacaaaaacaaaaacagcacaaTGATGTGGTTGTCACTCTTCTACTTTTTTACCCAGTTCACTAAGAATCCTATCAATTAAACACTGGTTATTTTTCACACAGCTCACAAGAGTACCAAATAGAGAAAATGCTGGACTCTAAGTGGTATGACCAGTGAAGTCTTATACCAACTGTTTGGGAATTTAAATAATCCTTCCAAGCTGATGAGGTTTTTGTGAGTTAATCCCTACACTACAAAAGTGCTTTCCTTGAATTTCTAACTTCTGAGGTCTTTTCCAACTTGAAACAACCAAGAATGAAACCCACAATGTCAAAACAAACATTAACTGATTTCCCTATTACCTAATGTATATGTCTCCTCAATTGAAAGGGCTTCATTTACAAAAAATACACCTCCATTATGGTCAACAATGTAGCAGAACATAAATAGTAAAACTTTTATGGTGCACAACTGGgagttcacatttaaaatttctaaacatTTAGCTGATTTAGCTGTGTtatcatgaggaaaaaaaatcagaatatgaaaaaatacagGAAGTAGCCTTTCCATATATAAGTATCTAAGCATCATGTTACTGAATGTTACAGAAAATGTGACAGACTCACTCTTCCATAAGTGATggtaaaagaaaaggaatgttCATAAACACATTAACAAcatttatctgaaataaatatcTTGACTTCTGAGAGTTTCCCATGGCTTTTATCATTTGAATCCACTAGATGTTTCCCAACACACACATTCCAAGGGCTTCTAAACTGTTAGGTCTGCAGATGACTGGCTCCCTAGCCTCAGAGGTCAATAAGGGAAGATTTAATGATTACCTAAAGGTTTCTTTCTTTGATATCTCTTTTTCGCCATTCTACTAATGTGCTGTCATTAATATAATCCCCTAAAGCTACACAccaaaaaaatggtaaaaatataagAGCCTTTTCTGAGAGGTCGTTGAGAATGCAGTAGTTTGCAATAGAAAGCTCAAGATAAAGAACTACTAATTTCCCTTAGCCATAGGATAGGAGAATCTTTTTGATAGACAAAATAAAAGCAGGAGAGGAAGTTAAGGTCGTTTACTAACATATGTCAAAAGTAGCAAATGGAAACCAGTAGGAATCCAACATTCACCACCAGGGAATTCAGAATGTAACGTGTTCTACAGTCCTATTTGCCATAGATAGTAAAGTTGAATGAAATTGAACAATATTTTCAATCTGTGACTATGAATTGCATCTTTGTACATCATCTTGCCATATTTTCCTTGGTGATTATCTGTCTCCTTTGCCCTCCATAACAGACCTTGGTATGctgcttaaaataatatttggggCTTTATTTGCCATTCTTTTGACTGAGACATGTTGATTTTATTAAAGTAAGTTGGGTCTGCATTCCTTCTTTACTATTATTACAGGTAGACTTGACAGACAcaagacttttattttaaaatgctctgcTATGGAGCCAACCTTGTTAAATAAGTTCCATTTTACCTGCTGGGCAGTTGCATTCTGAAGGTGCTTCTCTTGCGATTCTTATTTTAGCCATATGTTCATAGGATTtctgcagggggaaaaaagagatatTAAGAGTCATCAGTAGCATCACAGAGAAATGGGCTCTTTAGGGATTCTCTGGCCATATGCTTGGTTCACCAGCATTTGATAGCCTGCATACGAAAGTTTACGTATGTACTTGGACTTTAGTCAAAAGGTAACAGTACCCAagccctaaaaaaagaaaatggtcatTGACATGATATCAAGACTGCTGGACTTGTATAACATCTTTTTCCGTTGTTCAGCTACCACCACCTTCTCCCTCAGCTCAAACATAATGCAGTCAACGCAAAAACCTGGCACTAACATGTTGCAGTTCCAGGTAagttatgtgttttaaaatagacCACATTTTATACATGAAGGTCAACCGCCTATCATATTGTGCTGCAACTGCAGCCAAATAGGCTCTGTGTTGGAAGAGCAAGTTCCAGAAAATCTCCTAATTCTCATCTAAAGCGGCCCCTAATTTTGatatataaaatagattattttgaaCTCTCAAGTCAAATGgcacttttacaaaaaaaaattcagctactatattttatttttaaacatttaatacgAGAACATTCAATGTATGAAATGACTGGTTTGAAATCACATGGACGGTTATTTTACTTTCAAGAGTGATCACCATATGTTAACCCTATGCTCCTAACCTTCTTAGAACATATGAAGAACATAATGTTATCTCTGCAAGGAATATTCTCCACAAAATTGGGAAAGATTCGGATGAGGCTATGGAAAACTAAAAGATTAAATGCCACCCTTCCCTCCTTTAGAGCTCCATATATGTTTAACGCGCAAGCATTCAGAAGAGTAAGGGAAGATGATACACACAGAGAGAATCATATCAAAAGATGTGCACATACAAATATATTCTACACTGAGACCGTCGCCTAGCATATGCACACACAACCACACCACGTACGCGGACAGTAAGGGTAGAGGTTGACATAGACACAGAATCACGAGTGTGCAAGATGTTATCCACGTGCAAAATACCCCAGCCTTTCACACCTGAGCCAGAAGTCGCTCCACTTTCTCTTGCACCATTGCGTTCAGCTTATCCACGCAATCAGGAAGCAGATGGATGGAAGGATCCCCTTTGGTGGATTCGAGAGCGGCGATCCTCGCCTGGAGGTCGTTGGTTTTCACCCCCAGATACAGACAAGACAACACGGCCACCACTGATAGGAGGGCCGCCAGGACCACGCACGAGGGTACGGTCCTGGCACAACGCTGCCCAGCAGGGCTTGGGTCCTCGGATCCCGGCTCCCGGGACCCTCCTTTCACTGCAGGCTTCTTCAGCAGCATCGTGGTGGGGCCGGCTGCCTCCCACCCTGTACCACTTCCAATaatcttaaaaggaaagaaaaaggacgTTTCCTTCAAAGTTCAATCAGCGTGGCTGTACAACTAGTTGGTGTAGTGGGAGCAGGGGCGCGCGGAGGTGGACCCCCACTCTCCTCAGTGCCGAGACCAGCAGTCGTGGACCGTCCGCCCTTCgccttcttctcccttcccagctGGGGGAGAAGAGCACCCTCAGTCTAGGGACTGGTGGCAACGAGGTGAAAACCGGAATGAAACCCACCCGGATGGCCCCTAAAGGACAGACACCTATTCCGAGGTCAGGGCACAGCAGGCGAGGGCTGCAGCGTTTGCCGCTCCCCTCGCCCCGCAACGGGGACCTGTTGCGTTTGTTAGTTCCCCCGATTTCTACCTAGTCGGTGTTTCTCCGCACGCCAACTGTTTCCCACCTGGACTCAGTTCCAGGCAAAAAGGCTGAGAGCAGCGGTGGGAGACCCGCAGCAGGAGCGCAGGGCAAAAAGGGTAGCGGAGGGGCAAAGAACAGAGGAAACAAAACAGCCCAGGAGGAGCAAAGCTAACGGCGAAGCCCAAGTCGCCGCAGCCCCAAGGATCTCCGCAACCTCGAGCGTGCGAGCCTTAAATACACTTGGAGATGCtcgtgagtgtgtgtgagagtgcGCGCGCGCCCAGAGCCGACGTCCCGCCCCCGCTCCCGCCCTCTCTTGGTGTGGGCTGGGTCTGCAGCCCCGTGGCAACGTGCCCCCTCCAGCCTGGCTCATTATCCTAATGTATTCACCTTCGCTCGGTCCGCTAGGGCCCACGGCCCCCCAGGGGCGTGGAAACTGAGCCGGAGGTCTATTAGCATAATATATGCAAATCCTGGAGCGGCCACAGTGATTGGAGAAGAGCTGGatgacccctccccctcctctgagTAACTTCAGCGTCCCGAGGGCCACTTCTCCCGCCTAGGCCAGGGGCAGAACCAGGGTCTGCCGGTCGACCAGGCTGCGACAGTGGCTTAGACTGGCTCTACCCAGCGCTCCCTTTCTATCACAGTTAAATTTAGGGAAATGGCCTCTAGGAGGGAAGAAGCGGAGCAGAAAGGTCCAGCTCTCCAAATCTTCACTCAAAAGCAGCAGCGGCAGCTCTTGGGGTCTCTGTCTGGGcagcctttctccctcctccctcccccctcctccctcccttttcccacaTGCCCAGAGGCAAAGTGTCTGGCTGACGCCCGAGGTGCATTtccccacttcccttctcttcccacgGCCCTGCAGATTCTCCACTCAAagaagttttttttcccctcccccagtttcCTTCTGTCTTGACGGGCTGAGTCGCCTCCCTGCTCTGTGTTCCTAGTCTGTGCTAGGGTGCTAATGCGTTTTCCTGATTCCCTGGTTTGTGGGATTGAAAAAGGCAGCGTTGAGGTGCACATTTCTCAGCATTTAGGAAAGGACTGAAGAATGAGGTCAATTTTTCCTGTTACCTGACTACTCATGCAGCTCCCTCTGGATCAAATTACAAGTTCTTTAATGGGATTTTTGAAAGTAGGTAACAAATAGCATTCTACATCTAaatgactttgaaaaaaaaatcccacctcTTACTCCAAAGAGTTTCTTAtcacctcctccacacacacacacacacaaaaataccaaaaaattttCCTATCCTTAATCAAGGTATATAAACAATCAACACAATACTGCACTAGGCTGATCtttcaaatacataaatgaatattaCTTGGTACCAAGGGGAACAAGGATGTTTCAGAAACATCTGTTGATGGAAAGTATAGGAATGAAAAAAGATTAGGGGATGAAAGAGCCACAACATTGGAGGAAACTGAATTTTGCTGTAAAATCAAAAGCATAATGCCTTACATTTGTTTTACATAGTAGTTCTCTAAGGGTGGTCCCAAGACCAGCAATATCAGCATCAGAGTATCTGCAAAATTCAAATTCAGTAGAATCTCAAACTACTGCTAttactgaatcagaaacacaGCAATCTGTGTCTTTGCCAAGTCTTCCTAATGATTCTGATGCACATTCATGTACCACTGGTGTATAacactttacaaaatattttcaaatacgtTTTTTACCTGACCTCATAACCCTGTGACGCAAATAAGAAATTATTGGTCCCATTTTATGTATAAGGTAACAATTTTCAAGTCACATTTAATTGTGATTAAACATATTTCCAATAATAGCACCCAAGGAATGGgtacaaatttttttaatatgtcaaCTCTTTCTGAATTACGAATTACCTCTCTAACCAGTCCTTAGTGTCCTCTGCAGGCTTTTCCTCCACCTGCCCTCTAAATATTGGTGCTCCTCAGTTCTCTCTTATGCCATCTTCTCTTTTCCAGCAGTGTTCTCAATTACCATCCTTCCACTGATGAGTCATAAATCCCTACAGCAAGCCCAAATCTCTCCTGAGCCTAAGACCCATATAGCCAATTGCATGTCAGCCACTTCCACTTGGATGGCCCATAAGCAATTCCAACTTAACCTGTACCTTACTTACAAACACtgctcttcttcttttgtttcccactACAGTAAATGGAGCTTACCCACATCCAGTGTCCCCAAGCCAAAATACCCAGTAATAACCCTGGACTTCTTCCTAGCCCTCCTCATCTACCCAGATTCCTTGGATATGTCCTGTTGTCCTTAGTGTGGAATTGTATATCCTGCAAGTTACCACATGATGTCTGCCATCTCTCCTCCCTCATTGTTCATCTTTTTCCTCACACTCTCCATGCCAGTTTCTCCAATCAAAGTATGGAaacaaacagaatgaagaa
Encoded proteins:
- the LOC128780758 gene encoding collagen alpha-1(XXV) chain-like, with amino-acid sequence MLLKKPAVKGGSREPGSEDPSPAGQRCARTVPSCVVLAALLSVVAVLSCLYLGVKTNDLQARIAALESTKGDPSIHLLPDCVDKLNAMVQEKVERLLAQKSYEHMAKIRIAREAPSECNCPAALGDYINDSTLVEWRKRDIKERNL